In the genome of Triticum urartu cultivar G1812 chromosome 5, Tu2.1, whole genome shotgun sequence, one region contains:
- the LOC125507740 gene encoding uncharacterized protein LOC125507740, translated as MALHLHRLPLLLLLVLSTASATHSPETARTHHHHHRSPFGTATAHFHPVPAAAPSMHQNHLHADTQSLLATGDVDSLLSDAQPTDAAATPPPALVLPVPDLAEATPQPQEEGPAAATTTTTTSTLLPLPATVATTSSPPPPPAVSDAEQGLQQLARVLTSLGYNEMASEAPLLARAPPLARWPGAITVFAAPDAFLQASCPMCSRRHLLEQHIAMGYYPYSDLAAAATMKIPSASVGFCIKVATERGPFGIHYARIYADGVEVSHPELYNDGRYVVHGLHGFLRPLTHSCFDGPHHHHLTGRSAAASAATAASVVRIMIRDAMARLRDGGYGFMALAMRVKFAELEKYANLTLFALDDPAIFVGGGHDYVPAVRFHIVPNHRLTRADLQRLRPGTVLPTLAGEGQSLVVTHYATDSASSNSNDVRINYIPIKEPDVVVNSRIAVHGVYVPFPRLHLADLAASVAVASATDQRNDTCGTGGPFGSCASSASAITSPKRQVAHGE; from the coding sequence ATGGCGCTCCATCTTCACCGCCtacccctcctcctcctcctcgtgcTATCCACCGCCTCCGCCACCCACTCGCCGGAGACCGCGCgcacccaccaccaccaccaccgctcGCCCTTCGGCACCGCCACCGCCCACTTCCACCCCGTCCCTGCCGCCGCGCCCTCCATGCACCAAAACCACCTCCACGCCGACACCCAGTCTCTGCTCGCCACCGGCGACGTCGACTCCTTGCTCTCCGACGCGCAGCCAACGGACGCGGCGGCCACACCGCCTCCCGCGCTCGTCCTCCCGGTGCCGGATCTCGCCGAGGCGACGCCGCAGCCGCAGGAGGAGGGGCCCGCTGCagcgacgacaacgacgacgaccAGCACGCTTCTCCCGCTTCCTGCCACGGTGGCGACCACCTCGAGCCCGCCTCCGCCTCCCGCCGTGTCCGACGCCGAGCAGGGGCTGCAGCAGCTCGCGAGGGTGCTCACCTCCCTCGGGTACAACGAGATGGCGTCGGAGGCGCCGCTCCTTGCCCGCGCGCCGCCGCTCGCGAGGTGGCCTGGGGCCATCACCGTCTTCGCCGCCCCCGACGCCTTCCTCCAGGCGTCCTGCCCCATGTGCTCGCGCCGCCACCTCCTCGAGCAGCACATCGCCATGGGCTACTACCCCTACtccgacctcgccgccgccgccaccatgaAGATCCCCTCCGCCTCCGTCGGCTTCTGCATCAAGGTCGCCACAGAGCGGGGCCCCTTCGGCATCCACTACGCCAGGATCTACGCCGACGGCGTCGAGGTGTCCCACCCCGAGCTCTACAACGACGGCCGCTACGTCGTCCACGGCCTCCACGGCTTCCTGCGCCCGCTCACGCACTCCTGCTTCGACGGcccgcaccaccaccacctcACCGGCCGCTCCGCCGCAGCCTCCGcggccaccgccgcctccgtGGTGCGCATCATGATCCGCGACGCCATGGCGCGACTCCGCGACGGGGGCTACGGCTTCATGGCGCTGGCCATGCGCGTCAAGTTCGCCGAGCTCGAGAAGTACGCCAACCTGACGCTCTTCGCGCTCGACGACCCGGCCATCTTCGTCGGCGGAGGCCACGACTACGTCCCGGCGGTGCGCTTCCACATCGTCCCCAACCACCGCCTCACGCGCGCCGACCTCCAGCGCCTCCGCCCCGGCACGGTCCTCCCCACGCTGGCCGGCGAGGGCCAGAGCCTCGTGGTCACCCACTACGCCACCGACTCGGCCTCCTCCAACTCCAACGACGTCCGCATCAACTACATACCCATCAAGGAGCCCGACGTGGTGGTCAACTCGCGCATCGCCGTCCACGGCGTCTACGTGCCGTTCCCCCGCCTCCACCTCGCCGACCTCGCCGCCTCGGTCGCCGTCGCGTCCGCCACCGACCAGAGGAACGACACCTGCGGCACCGGGGGACCCTTCGGCAGCTGCGCCTCGTCAGCGTCGGCGATCACCTCTCCCAAGAGGCAAGTAGCTCATGGCGAGTGA